The window GACTTTATTGGGAATGAGCTAAAGCAGTGTTTCTCAtatcacaacacaacatttaaataaagattaaaacaatcaaacagaAGACATTACAGCAACATGTACAATGTTTGGAATAAAACtgtacaaaatacaaacaattttaaaatgaaatgaaaaagaaagaaacacaaatatgaGGAAATGATCCGAACAAAGGAAGTGGAGACATTAATGAAATCATgcaaaacatgaattatgacTTCTAGCATATAGACTAAAGAAGCAAGACAGGATAAATGACTGActtgaaaacaggaagtgagctgAACTTGTGACAGAATGAGACAAAGTAGATGAAGAATTTGCTAAATATTATAAAAGACTCTTCTAAAAAGAAATAGAGTATGAAGTGAGGAGCTTCCTTATGAACAGGTTAAGACAGGAACAGAGCCAGGTAATGTGCAGGTGAATATAATTTATAAGAAtaataaagagagaggaaacagtcaAATCTCAAAAGTGGGTAAGAACTAACAAGAAAAAATGTGATAATGTTTTTAGATGATGTTAAGTTAGCTTGAACACAATAAAACTAAACTAATTTCAAAGCTTCACTTTTGGGATTTAAAagttttgtaaaataaagttttgatttatttattttcagttttatgtATTGTTTCTGCTCTCTCGGTGTGTTGATTTTGTGCTATTGAAATAAATTACAGTAGAACATATTTTTGTTGGGTTGTTATagactttctttttgtttcaactTTCAGTCATGATTTTTTGAAGGTGTGCTGTTAGAGCTTCCTGTTCTCCTCTCCTGGATGTTTTTGATGACTTTCGCTCTCCGAGGTGCTGAAATGATCTCTGCTGCAGCACGTTGTGTCGTTTGTTTAGAAACAGAATACAAACTGTAGTAATCTTACTTCAACTCGGTGTGAATGATTTCACTCCAAGATGTTGGATGTTTTCTTCACCTCCTGGTCAATGTGGAGCTCAGTCAGTCTAACAGGAGtcacactgtccctgattcatgCTGCTGATCAGAGGGGGGCGCTAATGCTTCAAAGGATTTTGCTTTGAAAAAAGATgagcgaagaagaagaaagcagctCTCTGACTTCTATAAGGTTCTCAGAGACTAGATTTAGAAAAACGTGACTCCTACCTCAGACTCATTCAGCTTTCAACAACTGATCTGTTAACATGTCTGGAAGAGGAAAGGGAGGTAAAGGACTCGGTAAAGGAGGCGCTAAGCGTCACCGTAAAGTTCTCCGTGATAACATCCAGGGAATCACCAAGCCCGCTATTCGCCGTCTGGCTCGTCGTGGTGGAGTCAAACGTATCTCTGGTCTCATCTACGAAGAGACCCGTGGTGTGTTGAAGGTGTTCCTGGAGAACGTTATCCGTGATGCCGTCACCTACACCGAGCATGCCAAGAGAAAGACCGTCACCGCCATGGATGTGGTTTACGCTCTGAAGAGACAGGGACGCACTCTGTACGGCTTCGGAGGTTAAACCTGATCCTGACCCACTCACACTGAAACCcaaaggctcttttaagagccacacATTTCCTTTAAAGAGTTATACCTATTATATCcgacatttttatttctatttctttttaacATCCCATGTCAAATTCATGGCAAACAAATATATTAGTTCTAGTTCTAAAGAAGGATCTTTAAGGGGGTATCAACATTGTTGATGCACTAAAAATAAGTGTCGTTGAAATGTTCCTTCATTTCCAAAAGATTAGTTGTCAACCCACTTGACGAGATGGATCCCCAATGCAGCCTTTCAGACAGAAATTTATGTATACCTCATATACTTGTAAAGTCTATGTTTCTGTTTACAACACAATGTAATGCACTCAAGACATTTAAAATTATTCAGACCGTTTAAGAAGTTTGTGTAGTCGACAGCCGATTAGTGTGACCTTGAAGAGTGATGCAATCTGGAGACTGATCCAAACCAGCAAACGATCACCCGATATGGTCTGGGAGTCTTAATCTTTTGCATGATTTTTATGAATtggcatattaaaaaaaaaaaaaaagattgctcACCGGTTAAGTCCGACTTGGTAAAAACCATTTGACCATTGATATCGTTTGTCTTAATCACCtaaattgtattgttttatttgtaatagttGTATAGGAAACAAATAATTGGTTCGGAATGAATCCAGCTCTTTGATGAAATGTTGTGTGGCTCTTAAAAGGACCGTTTTGTTACTAGTGATCAGCGGGTTTACTTGGAGCTGGTGTACTTGGTCACAGCCTTGGTGCCCTCAGACACGGCGTGTTTAGCCAGCTCACCGGGCAGCAGCAGGCAGACAGCGGTCTGGATCTCCCTGGAGGTGATGGTGGAGCGCTTGTTGTATtaaaaaattgaaattaaatttTAAGGAAACCAAATTAATTGAACATGATTGTCAGTAAAATCCTCCAGATTCTCCAGAACAGCCTGGTTACTGAGTATTcataagtgttttattttgtctccttCAGTTAGAAGCTGTTGATGACATGTAGATAGTTTCTGTAGTTTAGATTCATCGTGATAACTGGACCATCATCACTTATTCACTGCAGGACAATTCACCTTGAGTCAAACACATGATTATAACtgtttatgtatatttagtttatttttttacacctcTAAATTGATAAGTTTCTACACATTTATTTCAACTTTGAATGGTCTGGAGTTTATTAACTGTAGCGAAGAGAACATATTGAATAAACTGGGACTGTGACGATCACAAGTTACAGGTAGATACTATTCTTTAAAGGTGATTAAGTGTTGTAATAACACAAGATGTCTACCTCACTAGTATGTAAATATTCTAACAATCaacaattattttcattattttttactctcatttttatcatttttgtgATTTGGATTAAAATACTTGTTCAGTCAGACTGACTTGTTATCGTCCTGCACAACTTCATCCTTctttctgatttatttaataTGGATGAGCTCATTCAATGAGAATGTAACGTATctgttattttgtttcattttcactcTTTAATCTTCAGGATGTCTGACTCTCATTAGAATACCTCCAACATTCATGTAATAATCACATTCACCCCCATTTAAGTATGCCTACACTTTAAATTAATATGCTTTCTTTATCTAACACGGACAAACATTGAATATGTCATAATTCATTTTTATGAAGCATTAGCGCCCCCCTctgaccagcagctgcagcaggtacCAAACATGACGTGCAATATAATTCAAATAAGAGCAGTGTGATGATATGTAGGGCAAAGGGAGATAAGGACCTCACTTTCCACTATTCTATCTTTCTGGGGAAGAACTTTATAACAGATCAAATGTCTGACGATGACAACATTTCTAGACAGTGTCGTACATTGTATGCCCAAGCCAATTTGTTGGCAAGTAAATTTCATGTGTTCTGATCATGTAAAGATCTGTCACTTTAGAGCATATTGCACTCCCCTGTATACTGCTCCCTTATGGGGTAAGTTCAAAAAATCAAGTATGCACAGACTTCAGGTTGCTTACAATGGTTGTTTTAGGATCTTACTTAAAAAGCCAAGGTGGAGTAGTGCAAGTGAGCTATTTGTGAATGCAGGAGTTAAGACCTTACAAGCTTTATTGAGGAACCTTATGTACAGATTTATCGGTCGCTTGAATGACTCAG is drawn from Labrus bergylta chromosome 8, fLabBer1.1, whole genome shotgun sequence and contains these coding sequences:
- the LOC109987422 gene encoding histone H4, whose product is MSGRGKGGKGLGKGGAKRHRKVLRDNIQGITKPAIRRLARRGGVKRISGLIYEETRGVLKVFLENVIRDAVTYTEHAKRKTVTAMDVVYALKRQGRTLYGFGG